From a single Actinomyces viscosus genomic region:
- the scpB gene encoding SMC-Scp complex subunit ScpB — protein sequence MSDVAEPQLRSAAEAILIVADEPVTTAAIAEALGLEEREAEDLLEDLAAEYRGEAPGSRPHGFLLRRAAGGWRFASLPEHADLVEQFIIGGATARLSQAALETLAVVAYRQPVTRGRVAAIRGVNVDGVMRTLHARGLIEEAGAETSGAILYRTTGEFLEYLGIDSLDDLPPLAPYLPRVEALGEIVEQAEEMATRRTP from the coding sequence ATGAGCGATGTCGCCGAGCCGCAGCTGCGCAGCGCCGCTGAGGCGATCCTCATCGTGGCCGACGAGCCGGTGACCACTGCCGCGATCGCCGAGGCTCTCGGCCTTGAGGAGCGGGAGGCCGAGGATCTGCTCGAGGACCTGGCCGCCGAGTACAGGGGAGAGGCGCCCGGCAGCCGTCCCCACGGGTTCCTTCTGCGTCGTGCGGCCGGCGGATGGCGCTTCGCCTCCCTGCCTGAGCACGCCGACCTCGTCGAGCAGTTCATCATCGGCGGCGCCACCGCACGCCTGAGCCAGGCCGCCCTGGAGACCCTCGCCGTCGTCGCCTACCGGCAGCCGGTCACCCGCGGACGCGTCGCGGCGATCCGAGGCGTCAACGTCGACGGCGTCATGCGCACCCTGCACGCCCGTGGCCTCATCGAGGAGGCCGGGGCAGAGACCTCCGGTGCGATCCTGTACCGGACCACGGGAGAGTTCCTGGAGTACCTGGGAATCGACTCCCTGGACGACCTGCCGCCCCTGGCCCCCTACCTGCCTCGTGTCGAGGCGCTGGGGGAGATCGTCGAACAGGCCGAGGAAATGGCCACGAGGAGGACCCCATGA
- a CDS encoding segregation and condensation protein A yields the protein MSPDPEDQGPPRLPGFSVTLPQFDGPFDLLLSLIARKRLDVTELALAEVTDDFIAHMRSDWDLGRASEFIVVASTLLALKAHRLLPHDEDDEEPDLELLEARDLLFARLLQYRAFKEAAASFRHQAETSARSHPRIVALEPHLAALLPRLVATITPEELTRLAVGAFTRPTDPGVQTVHLHERVPVGEQLSLIVLRLRRHGVLTFAQIIEDAERTAVVVARFLALLILHRQGSAELEQTEAMGDITVTWCGGQDDLTGMMASDDLTELEEEFA from the coding sequence ATGTCGCCTGACCCGGAGGATCAGGGCCCGCCCAGGCTGCCCGGTTTCAGCGTCACCCTTCCCCAGTTCGATGGGCCCTTCGACCTGCTCCTGAGCCTCATCGCCCGCAAGCGGCTCGACGTCACCGAGCTGGCGCTGGCGGAGGTGACTGACGACTTCATCGCCCACATGCGCTCCGACTGGGACCTGGGACGGGCCTCGGAGTTCATCGTCGTGGCCTCCACGCTCCTGGCGCTCAAGGCCCACCGCCTCCTGCCCCATGACGAGGATGATGAGGAGCCCGACCTCGAGCTGCTGGAGGCGCGCGACCTGCTCTTCGCCCGGCTCCTGCAGTACCGGGCCTTCAAGGAGGCCGCAGCCTCTTTCCGCCACCAGGCGGAGACCTCCGCGCGCAGCCATCCCCGCATTGTGGCGCTGGAACCGCACCTGGCCGCGCTTCTGCCCAGGCTCGTGGCCACCATCACCCCCGAGGAGCTCACTCGGCTGGCGGTCGGGGCCTTCACCCGGCCCACCGATCCGGGAGTCCAGACCGTTCACCTTCACGAGCGGGTCCCGGTCGGGGAGCAGTTGAGCCTCATCGTACTGAGGCTGCGCCGCCACGGGGTACTGACCTTCGCCCAGATCATCGAGGACGCCGAGCGCACCGCCGTCGTCGTCGCCCGGTTCCTGGCACTGCTCATCCTTCACCGGCAGGGCAGCGCCGAGCTGGAGCAGACCGAGGCCATGGGCGATATCACCGTGACCTGGTGCGGCGGCCAGGACGACCTGACCGGCATGATGGCCTCCGACGACCTGACCGAGCTCGAGGAGGAATTCGCATGA
- a CDS encoding ParA family protein, producing the protein MNDSIQPGLIDNPGTEESEEKDFPVPAPLESHGPARVISMCNQKGGVGKTTTTINLGAALAELGRKVLIVDFDPQGAASAGLGINAHELDSTIYDLLVASRPDIRTVIHETTVEGLDIVPANIDLSAAEVQLVNEVAREQALKRVLRPVLDEYDVILVDCQPSLGLLTINALTASHGVIIPLETEFFALRGVALLVETVERVKDRLNATLEIDGILATMVDSRTLHSREVLERLEQAFGEQLFDTRIRRTIKFPDASVANEPITSYAPSHPGADAYRRLAREVIARGDVA; encoded by the coding sequence GTGAATGACTCCATCCAGCCAGGCCTGATCGACAACCCCGGCACCGAAGAGAGCGAGGAGAAGGACTTCCCCGTTCCCGCGCCGCTGGAGTCGCACGGACCCGCTCGGGTCATCTCCATGTGCAACCAGAAGGGCGGTGTCGGCAAGACCACGACGACGATCAACCTCGGAGCGGCGCTGGCCGAGCTGGGGCGTAAGGTCCTCATCGTCGACTTCGACCCCCAGGGTGCGGCCTCGGCCGGGCTGGGCATCAACGCCCACGAGCTCGACTCCACGATCTACGACCTGCTCGTCGCCAGCCGCCCGGACATACGCACCGTCATCCACGAGACCACCGTGGAGGGACTGGACATCGTCCCTGCCAACATCGACCTGTCCGCCGCTGAGGTCCAGCTCGTCAACGAGGTCGCCCGCGAGCAGGCCCTCAAACGGGTACTGCGTCCCGTCCTTGACGAGTACGACGTCATCCTCGTGGACTGCCAGCCCTCGCTCGGGCTGCTCACCATCAACGCCCTGACGGCCTCCCACGGCGTCATCATCCCGCTGGAGACCGAGTTCTTCGCGCTGCGAGGAGTGGCCCTCCTGGTCGAGACCGTTGAAAGGGTCAAGGACCGCCTCAACGCCACCCTGGAGATCGACGGCATCCTGGCCACCATGGTGGACTCCCGCACCCTGCACTCGCGCGAGGTGCTCGAGCGGCTCGAGCAGGCCTTCGGCGAGCAGCTCTTCGACACGCGCATCCGACGCACGATCAAGTTCCCGGACGCCTCCGTGGCCAACGAGCCGATCACCAGCTACGCGCCCTCCCACCCCGGCGCGGACGCCTACCGCCGGCTGGCCCGCGAGGTCATCGCCCGCGGCGATGTCGCCTGA
- the xerD gene encoding site-specific tyrosine recombinase XerD, whose product MDRTLRGYLAHLRVERGLSPHTLSAYERDLGRYLRYLRNRGIVDPQEVSRNDVAGFLEVLRTGADGSRPLASSSASRTVTAVRGWHKFLLAEGTIAQDPSATVRPPQPGRRLPKALSIEEVRSLLEAAGIDDSPVSLRDRALLEVLYATGARISEAVGLVVDDLDADSRLLRLFGKGRKERVVPMGTYAWEALDAYLVRGRPVLAEKGRGVPQVFLNTLGRPLSRQSAWAVLQQAAERAGLTEAGASDERHISPHTLRHSFATHLLAGGADVRVVQEMLGHASVTTTQIYTKVTVDHLREVYATSHPRALA is encoded by the coding sequence CTGGACCGGACGCTACGCGGTTACCTCGCCCACCTGCGCGTCGAGCGCGGGCTGAGCCCCCACACCCTGAGCGCCTACGAACGCGACCTCGGCCGGTACCTGCGCTACCTGAGAAACCGGGGCATCGTGGACCCGCAGGAGGTGAGCCGCAACGACGTGGCCGGCTTCCTCGAGGTGCTGCGCACCGGAGCCGACGGCTCTCGGCCGTTGGCGTCGTCGTCCGCCTCCAGAACCGTCACCGCCGTACGTGGCTGGCACAAGTTCCTCCTGGCTGAGGGCACCATCGCGCAGGACCCCTCGGCCACGGTGCGCCCGCCCCAGCCCGGGCGGCGGCTTCCCAAGGCGCTGAGCATCGAGGAGGTCCGTAGCCTTCTTGAGGCCGCCGGCATCGACGACTCCCCGGTGAGTCTGCGGGACCGGGCGCTGCTGGAGGTTCTCTACGCCACCGGTGCCCGCATCTCCGAGGCGGTCGGGCTCGTCGTCGACGACCTCGACGCCGATTCCCGGCTGCTGCGACTGTTCGGCAAGGGACGCAAGGAGCGCGTCGTGCCCATGGGGACCTATGCCTGGGAGGCGCTGGACGCCTACCTGGTACGAGGCCGGCCGGTCCTGGCGGAGAAGGGCAGGGGAGTGCCGCAGGTCTTCCTCAACACCCTGGGGCGGCCCCTGAGCCGGCAGAGTGCCTGGGCGGTCCTGCAGCAGGCTGCCGAACGGGCCGGGCTCACCGAGGCAGGAGCCTCCGACGAGCGCCACATCTCTCCCCACACGCTGCGTCACTCCTTCGCCACCCATCTGCTGGCGGGAGGAGCGGACGTGCGTGTCGTCCAGGAGATGCTCGGACACGCCTCCGTCACCACCACCCAGATCTACACGAAGGTCACAGTCGATCACCTGCGGGAGGTCTACGCCACCAGCCATCCGCGGGCGCTGGCCTGA
- the secG gene encoding preprotein translocase subunit SecG, with protein sequence MNVVRIVLQVLLVLSSFFLIMSILLHKGKGGGLSDMFGGGISSSAGSSGVAERNLDRITVAVAITWTITIVGLGLVAKLG encoded by the coding sequence GTGAACGTGGTGCGTATCGTCCTTCAGGTGCTGCTCGTCCTCTCGAGCTTCTTCCTCATCATGTCGATCCTCCTGCACAAGGGCAAGGGAGGAGGCCTGTCGGACATGTTCGGAGGCGGCATCTCCTCCTCGGCCGGATCCTCCGGAGTCGCCGAGCGCAACCTCGACCGCATCACGGTGGCCGTGGCCATCACCTGGACGATCACGATCGTCGGGCTCGGCCTGGTCGCCAAGCTCGGCTGA
- the tpiA gene encoding triose-phosphate isomerase → MSNRTPLMAGNWKMNLDHLEANHLVQGLTMELKDHDHDYAKCEVLVIPPFTDIRTVQTVVEADSLSIKYGAQDVSTHDNGAYTGEVSTEMLTKLGCSYVVMGHSERREYHGESDALVGAKARKVLDAGMTPILCCGEALEIRKAGTHVEFVLGQIRAALEGWSGEDVAKIVIAYEPIWAIGTGETATAEDAQEVCGAIREALRADYGDATADATRILYGGSAKPGNIKELMAQPDVDGALVGGASLKADSFAAMAGFYA, encoded by the coding sequence ATGAGCAACCGCACCCCGCTCATGGCGGGCAACTGGAAGATGAACCTCGACCACCTCGAGGCCAACCACCTCGTCCAGGGCCTGACCATGGAGCTCAAGGACCACGACCACGACTACGCCAAGTGCGAGGTCCTCGTGATCCCGCCGTTCACGGACATCCGCACCGTGCAGACCGTCGTCGAGGCCGACTCCCTGAGCATCAAGTACGGCGCCCAGGACGTCTCCACCCACGACAACGGCGCCTACACCGGTGAGGTTTCCACCGAGATGCTCACCAAGCTCGGCTGCAGCTACGTGGTCATGGGCCACTCCGAGCGTCGCGAGTACCACGGCGAGTCCGACGCCCTCGTGGGCGCCAAGGCCCGCAAGGTGCTCGACGCTGGCATGACCCCCATCCTGTGCTGCGGCGAGGCGCTGGAGATCCGCAAGGCCGGCACCCACGTCGAGTTCGTCCTGGGCCAGATCCGCGCCGCCCTCGAGGGGTGGAGCGGAGAGGACGTCGCCAAGATCGTCATCGCCTACGAGCCCATCTGGGCCATCGGCACCGGCGAGACCGCCACCGCCGAGGACGCCCAGGAGGTGTGCGGGGCGATCCGAGAGGCCCTGCGCGCCGACTACGGCGACGCCACCGCCGACGCCACCCGCATCCTCTACGGCGGCTCGGCCAAGCCCGGCAACATCAAGGAGCTCATGGCCCAGCCCGACGTCGACGGCGCCCTGGTCGGTGGAGCCTCCCTCAAGGCCGACTCCTTCGCGGCCATGGCGGGCTTCTACGCCTGA
- a CDS encoding phosphoglycerate kinase, whose product MKTIESLGDLKGKRVLVRSDFNVPLDDDKNITDDGRIQAALPTLRALLDAGAKVIITAHLGRPKGQVDPDYSLAPVAKRLAEVTGAKVTLAEDTVGESAKAAVAAAGDGEIVLLENVRFNAAETSKDDAEREAFAAELAALADVFVSDGFGVVHRKQASVYDVAKLLPSAAGLLVLKEIESLGRAVNDPERPYTVVLGGSKVSDKLGVISNLLSKADRLLIGGGMAYTFLAAQGHEVGTSLLEKDQIETVKGYLETAKANGVELLLPVDTVVAPTFAPDAPATVVPSDELPADQMGLDIGPKTRELFADAIATSKTVVWNGPMGVFEFPAFAEGTKAVAKAISESDAFSVIGGGDSAAAVRTLGFDEATFSHISTGGGASLELLEGKTLPGIAVLED is encoded by the coding sequence ATGAAGACCATCGAGTCCCTGGGCGACCTCAAGGGCAAGCGAGTCCTGGTCCGCTCCGACTTCAACGTGCCGCTGGACGACGACAAGAACATCACCGACGACGGCCGTATCCAGGCCGCTCTGCCCACCCTGCGAGCTCTGCTCGACGCCGGCGCCAAGGTGATCATCACCGCCCACCTGGGCCGCCCCAAGGGCCAGGTCGACCCCGACTACTCCCTGGCGCCCGTCGCCAAGCGCCTCGCCGAGGTCACCGGCGCCAAGGTGACTCTCGCCGAGGACACCGTCGGCGAGTCCGCCAAGGCCGCCGTCGCCGCCGCCGGCGACGGCGAGATCGTCCTGCTGGAGAACGTGCGCTTCAACGCCGCCGAGACCTCCAAGGACGACGCCGAGCGCGAGGCCTTCGCCGCCGAGCTCGCCGCCCTGGCCGACGTCTTCGTCTCCGACGGCTTCGGAGTCGTGCACCGCAAGCAGGCCTCCGTCTACGACGTCGCCAAGCTGCTGCCCTCGGCCGCCGGCCTGCTCGTTCTTAAGGAGATCGAGTCCCTGGGACGCGCCGTCAACGACCCCGAGCGCCCTTACACCGTGGTGCTCGGGGGCTCCAAGGTCTCGGACAAGCTGGGCGTCATCTCCAACCTGCTGAGCAAGGCGGACCGCCTCCTCATCGGTGGTGGCATGGCCTACACCTTCCTGGCCGCTCAGGGCCACGAGGTGGGCACCTCCCTGCTGGAGAAGGACCAGATCGAGACCGTCAAGGGCTACCTGGAGACGGCCAAGGCCAATGGCGTCGAGCTCCTCCTGCCCGTCGACACCGTCGTGGCTCCCACCTTCGCCCCGGACGCCCCGGCCACCGTCGTGCCCTCCGACGAGCTGCCCGCCGACCAGATGGGCCTGGACATCGGTCCCAAGACGCGAGAGCTCTTCGCCGACGCCATCGCCACCTCCAAGACCGTGGTGTGGAACGGCCCCATGGGCGTCTTCGAGTTCCCGGCCTTCGCCGAGGGCACCAAGGCCGTCGCCAAGGCGATCTCCGAGTCCGACGCCTTCTCCGTCATCGGTGGCGGCGACTCCGCCGCGGCCGTGCGCACGCTCGGCTTCGACGAGGCCACGTTCTCCCACATCTCCACCGGTGGCGGCGCCTCCCTCGAGCTCCTCGAGGGCAAGACCCTGCCGGGTATCGCAGTGCTCGAAGACTGA
- the gap gene encoding type I glyceraldehyde-3-phosphate dehydrogenase yields the protein MTTRVGINGFGRIGRNFFRAALEQGADIEVVAVNDLTDNKTLAHLLKYDSILGRFNGEVSYDEDGITVNGKHIKVLAQRNPADLPWGDLGVEVVVESTGFFTDGEKAKAHLDGGAKKVVISAPAKNVDGTFVMGVNEDDYDNATMNIVSNASCTTNCLAPLAKVLHENFGIERGIMTTIHSYTGDQRVLDAPHSDLRRARAAALNMIPTKTGAAQAVALVLPALKGKFDGLAVRVPTPTGSLTDLTFIAEKEVSVDAVKAAVKAAAEGELKGVLEYTEDPIVSTDIVGNPHTSIFDATETKVIGNLVKVLSWYDNEWGYSNALVRLTALVGSKLA from the coding sequence GTGACCACCCGCGTTGGTATTAACGGCTTCGGCCGGATCGGCCGCAACTTCTTCCGCGCCGCCCTCGAGCAGGGCGCCGACATCGAGGTTGTCGCCGTCAACGACCTGACGGACAACAAGACCCTGGCCCACCTGCTCAAGTACGACTCGATCCTCGGTCGTTTCAACGGCGAGGTCTCCTACGACGAGGATGGCATCACCGTCAACGGCAAGCACATCAAGGTGCTCGCTCAGCGCAACCCCGCCGACCTGCCCTGGGGCGACCTGGGTGTTGAGGTCGTCGTGGAGTCCACCGGCTTCTTCACCGACGGCGAGAAGGCCAAGGCCCACCTCGACGGTGGCGCCAAGAAGGTCGTCATCTCCGCTCCCGCCAAGAACGTCGACGGCACCTTCGTCATGGGTGTGAACGAGGACGACTACGACAACGCCACGATGAACATCGTGTCCAACGCCTCGTGCACCACCAACTGCCTCGCCCCCCTGGCCAAGGTCCTCCACGAGAACTTCGGCATCGAGCGCGGCATCATGACCACCATCCACTCCTACACGGGTGACCAGCGCGTCCTCGACGCCCCGCACAGCGACCTGCGCCGTGCTCGCGCCGCCGCGCTGAACATGATCCCCACCAAGACCGGTGCCGCCCAGGCCGTGGCCCTCGTCCTGCCCGCCCTCAAGGGCAAGTTCGACGGTCTGGCCGTGCGCGTCCCCACCCCGACCGGCTCGCTGACCGACCTGACCTTCATCGCCGAGAAGGAGGTCTCCGTCGACGCCGTCAAGGCCGCCGTCAAGGCCGCCGCCGAGGGTGAGCTCAAGGGCGTTCTCGAGTACACCGAGGACCCGATCGTCTCCACCGACATCGTGGGCAACCCGCACACCTCGATCTTCGACGCCACCGAGACCAAGGTCATCGGCAACCTCGTCAAGGTCCTCTCCTGGTACGACAACGAGTGGGGCTACTCCAACGCCCTGGTCCGCCTGACCGCCCTGGTCGGCTCCAAGCTCGCCTGA
- the whiA gene encoding DNA-binding protein WhiA: MSLTVTVKDELALVVTENAAQRRAEVSAMLRFAGGLHIVSGRIVVEAELDHGGAVRRLHQHLKELYGMEPEVMVVQGGSLHRGSRYVLRVTQRGKDLARLSGLVDDRGRPVRGMPVAVVQGGRNAAAAAWRGAFLARGSLTEPGRSSSLEVTCPGSEAALALVGAARRFDISAKAREVRGADRVVVRDGEAIGILLERMGAPEAFKVWAERRSRRESRGTANRLANFDDANLRRSARAAVASGARVERAFEILGDDVPAHLLQAGKLRIAHKQASLEELGQLSDPQLTKDAVAGRIRRLLAMADKQAHELGIPDTESVLTQEMLEP, from the coding sequence ATGTCGCTGACGGTCACCGTCAAGGATGAGCTCGCGCTCGTCGTCACCGAGAACGCCGCCCAGCGGCGGGCAGAGGTCTCCGCGATGCTGCGCTTCGCCGGGGGGCTGCACATCGTCTCCGGACGCATCGTCGTCGAGGCCGAGCTCGACCACGGCGGGGCCGTACGCAGGCTGCACCAGCACCTCAAGGAGCTCTACGGGATGGAGCCCGAGGTCATGGTCGTCCAGGGCGGCTCCCTGCACCGGGGGTCTCGTTACGTGCTGCGAGTGACCCAGCGGGGCAAGGACCTGGCCCGCCTCTCCGGGCTGGTCGACGACCGGGGCCGGCCGGTGCGTGGCATGCCGGTCGCCGTCGTCCAGGGCGGACGCAACGCTGCCGCTGCCGCCTGGCGCGGAGCCTTCCTCGCCCGCGGCTCGCTGACCGAGCCCGGCCGGTCCTCCTCCCTGGAGGTCACGTGTCCCGGTTCCGAGGCCGCACTGGCCCTTGTGGGAGCCGCGCGGCGCTTCGACATCTCGGCCAAGGCCCGCGAGGTGCGCGGGGCCGACCGCGTCGTCGTGCGCGACGGCGAGGCCATCGGCATCCTCCTGGAGCGGATGGGTGCGCCGGAGGCCTTCAAGGTGTGGGCTGAGCGCCGCTCCCGGAGGGAGTCACGAGGCACAGCCAACCGCCTGGCCAACTTCGACGACGCGAACCTGCGCCGTTCCGCCCGCGCCGCCGTGGCCTCGGGGGCCCGGGTCGAGCGCGCCTTCGAGATCCTGGGGGACGACGTCCCCGCCCACCTGCTCCAGGCCGGCAAGCTGCGCATCGCGCACAAGCAGGCCTCCCTGGAGGAGCTCGGCCAGCTCTCCGACCCGCAGCTGACCAAGGACGCCGTCGCCGGACGGATCCGCCGGCTCCTGGCCATGGCGGACAAGCAGGCGCACGAGCTGGGCATCCCTGACACCGAGTCGGTTCTCACTCAGGAGATGCTCGAGCCCTGA
- a CDS encoding gluconeogenesis factor YvcK family protein: MGTTIDVAGWPRRGEEGPAVVALGGGHGLSATLRALRHVSHRLTAVVTVADDGGSSGRLRREFDCLPPGDLRMALASLCEDSEWGLTWRDVLQHRFEGQGELDNHALGNLLILALWQLLGDDVAGLDWVGRLLTIHGRVVPMSSSPLVIEADIVSGGTSRRVSGQVAVASARGRLENVGIVPEDADAHPEALRAIDEADWVVLGPGSWYTSVLPHLILPSMRQALVSTSARKVVVLNLSAQQGETDGMTSADHLRVLRQYAPDLRLDVVLADPSTVADVVDLESVASAMGATVVLRQVRTGEALCHHDPLRLAAAFRDAFEGALGDVDDKAQP; the protein is encoded by the coding sequence GTGGGAACGACGATCGATGTGGCGGGGTGGCCCCGCCGCGGTGAGGAGGGGCCGGCCGTCGTCGCTCTGGGAGGCGGGCACGGCCTGTCCGCCACGCTGCGGGCGCTGCGCCATGTCAGTCACCGGCTCACCGCCGTCGTCACCGTCGCCGACGACGGCGGCTCATCGGGGCGCCTGCGCCGAGAGTTCGACTGTCTGCCGCCGGGGGACCTGCGGATGGCGCTGGCCTCCCTGTGCGAGGACTCCGAGTGGGGGCTGACCTGGCGCGATGTGCTCCAGCACCGTTTCGAGGGCCAGGGCGAGCTCGACAACCACGCCCTGGGGAACCTGCTCATCCTGGCGCTGTGGCAGCTGCTCGGGGACGACGTCGCCGGACTCGACTGGGTGGGGCGCCTGCTGACGATCCACGGCCGGGTCGTGCCCATGTCCTCCTCGCCCCTGGTCATCGAGGCGGACATCGTCTCCGGCGGGACCAGCCGCAGAGTCAGCGGTCAGGTGGCGGTGGCCTCAGCCCGAGGACGCCTGGAGAACGTGGGGATCGTTCCCGAGGACGCCGACGCCCACCCCGAGGCCCTGCGCGCCATCGATGAGGCGGACTGGGTGGTGCTGGGGCCCGGCTCCTGGTACACCTCGGTGCTTCCTCACCTCATCCTCCCCTCCATGCGTCAGGCTCTGGTGAGCACCTCGGCTCGCAAGGTCGTGGTCCTCAACCTCTCCGCTCAGCAGGGCGAGACTGACGGAATGACCAGCGCCGACCACCTGAGGGTGCTGCGCCAGTACGCACCCGATCTGCGCCTGGACGTGGTTCTGGCCGACCCCTCGACCGTTGCGGACGTCGTCGATCTCGAGTCGGTGGCCTCAGCCATGGGGGCCACCGTCGTCCTGCGGCAGGTGCGTACCGGCGAGGCCCTGTGCCATCACGACCCGCTGCGCCTGGCCGCCGCCTTCCGGGACGCCTTCGAGGGGGCGCTGGGGGACGTCGACGACAAGGCGCAGCCCTGA
- the rapZ gene encoding RNase adapter RapZ → MDDERRPQPSSGKRKRLQDTVPIEIPALDEATPPVPPAERPEMIIVTGMSGAGRSRAANALEDLDWYVVDNLPPQLLPALSGMMTTVGAGVHRLAAVVDVRSREFFSHFMDYLRKVRDNGTDVRLIFLDASDAVLVRRFESSRRPHPLQGNGSVLDGIEHERTLLGGLRGVADIVIDTSNYSVHDLARRVRELVAHESDLALRINVMSFGFKYGIPLDADHVLDVRFIPNPYWVSELRHLTGRDSPVADYVFAQKGAAAFVDGYADLLIPALPQYVDELKPHVTLAVGCTGGKHRSVASAERLGARLRRAGFEVVVQHRDLGRE, encoded by the coding sequence ATGGATGACGAGCGCCGCCCCCAGCCCTCCTCCGGTAAGCGCAAGCGGCTTCAGGACACGGTTCCCATCGAGATCCCCGCCCTCGATGAGGCCACTCCGCCGGTCCCGCCCGCCGAGCGGCCCGAGATGATCATTGTCACGGGTATGTCCGGGGCCGGGCGCTCGCGCGCGGCCAACGCCCTGGAGGACCTTGACTGGTACGTGGTGGACAATCTGCCGCCCCAGCTGCTGCCGGCCCTGTCCGGCATGATGACGACGGTCGGCGCCGGTGTGCACCGGCTGGCTGCGGTGGTCGACGTGCGCAGCCGCGAGTTCTTCTCCCACTTCATGGACTACCTGCGCAAGGTCCGGGACAACGGTACCGACGTGCGACTCATCTTCCTGGACGCCTCCGACGCGGTCCTGGTCAGGCGCTTCGAGTCCTCACGCCGCCCCCACCCGTTGCAGGGCAACGGCTCCGTCCTCGACGGTATCGAGCACGAGCGCACTCTCCTCGGGGGGCTGCGGGGCGTGGCCGACATCGTCATCGACACCTCCAACTACTCCGTGCACGACCTGGCCCGTCGGGTGCGCGAGCTCGTGGCCCACGAGTCCGACCTGGCGCTGCGCATCAATGTCATGTCCTTCGGGTTCAAGTACGGCATTCCCCTGGACGCCGACCATGTCCTGGACGTGCGCTTCATCCCCAACCCCTACTGGGTCTCCGAGCTGCGACACCTCACCGGCCGAGACTCCCCTGTGGCCGACTACGTCTTCGCCCAGAAGGGGGCGGCAGCCTTCGTCGACGGCTACGCGGACCTGCTCATTCCCGCGCTCCCGCAGTACGTTGACGAGCTCAAGCCTCACGTTACCCTGGCCGTGGGCTGCACCGGAGGCAAGCACCGCTCCGTGGCCTCGGCGGAGAGGCTCGGGGCCAGGCTGCGCAGAGCCGGCTTCGAGGTCGTTGTCCAGCACCGTGACCTGGGACGGGAGTAG